Genomic DNA from Segatella copri:
TGATAGCATCAGTAACAATACTCTCGCTAATCTTAGTCTTCTTGCTATTCATGCGGAAGTTCAAACCCTCCAATACGTGTTGAAGTATGTAAGAAATCTTTTCGAGTTCATCCTTGTCGTTGCAGAATATGCGGTAGTCATCACGATAGCGTATTATTTCGTACGAAGAAATGATGCCTTTCCTTTGTATTGCTTCATGTAGCAATAAATCAGAATAGCCAAGAATAATTTCACTTATAAAATCAAATATTGCACATCCCTGAGGGATACCGATGTTGCGCCCTTGCTGAAAAGCGCGAAGATACTTTTGAATATTCTTAGCAATCGGATTTTCTGTTTTCTGCTCATGCTCTGTATCTTTGAATGAGAATGCCCAATCAAATGCTTGCGGATTTACCGAGCCGTAGCAGTTTGTTATGTCTGTAACAAACATATAACGGTATTCGAGAGATAGTTCAATACTCCGTTGTTCCATAGAACTCCACCAATTAAGAATGGTGGTAGATTTATGAAATGATTCCCTATCCTTTGGAATAACAGGTAAAGCACATGATGTAATATGCGGAACCAGGAATCTCTCAAAAAGTTTCGTTATCAATGTCCAAGACTTCTCATTGCATATTTCTCTTACAAGGAAACAGTATAAGAATGGATTCGCCAGAATAATAGGACGAACTGCATATCTACCATCCTTATTGAGTAAGATGTCCAAATTCACTCCAGAAAGATTCTCTGGTGATAACCCCTCCTGTAAACATTCCTCGTATGTTTTATCTCCAACAGCTTCTTTTACATTCTGTAGAAGTTCATCAAACACAAAATACTCAGGGAGTTCAAATCCATGATATTGTTCTGATTTCAAAAAGAAATCCATTGCCTCCTTATGATTAAGGCTAAGTATATTTTTCGTTTTTTCATCCATTGATATTGTAATGAATTAATATTCAACATACAATTTTACGGCATTCTTCGGTATGTAAGCTGTTGCCACAAAGCATTCGTCAAATATTTCAACAACCACCCTCTGTTGTCCTGCAATCCTTGCCACTCTGCCATGAATATCTTTGAATTCACCTTCTGTCACTACGACCTCATCACCCAATTTAAACTTGATAATACCAGTTGTTACAGGAATTATATGCGAATTCTTAATGGATGTGAGTTTGATGAAGTTGCTCATCGCATTATCTCGGATGGTGAGTGGAGGATTGTAATCAGGATTGTCTGGACAATGAATTGTGTGATCAAAGTAATAGCTGAGCAAGGCTCTGCTTTCATTTGCAACAACCCTATTGTCGTGAAGCAAGGTTTCTACTTGTTCTGCTGTAGCATAAACAAAGAGGAATGAGGAGAGTAGAGGCTCTGTAATGATTCTCTTCTTCCCATGCTTCCTTACCTCTTTATATCGCAAAGGAACATAGCATTCCAATCCTTTAGCTTCAATAAATGCTTTTGCCTTGATGATTCGCCCATACGAAACTCGTAGCACGAACCATTGCTTGTTTGCATCAAGCACGTTCTCTACCGACACCCCATCCTTGTTATTTTGGATGGAGGGCGTACAAGAGGTAAGTCTTGCACTTGGACACGATGAACCTGTGTCAGTAGGTTGCCCATTATACAATGAAGCATCAGCCATAAGAGGCTGATTGGCAGAATCTTCCATTTTCGTTAAAGAATTAGATAAAACCAGTTGGTCTTTACTTTATAGAATTGCCGTTATTTAACTAC
This window encodes:
- a CDS encoding RNA-directed DNA polymerase, with amino-acid sequence MDEKTKNILSLNHKEAMDFFLKSEQYHGFELPEYFVFDELLQNVKEAVGDKTYEECLQEGLSPENLSGVNLDILLNKDGRYAVRPIILANPFLYCFLVREICNEKSWTLITKLFERFLVPHITSCALPVIPKDRESFHKSTTILNWWSSMEQRSIELSLEYRYMFVTDITNCYGSVNPQAFDWAFSFKDTEHEQKTENPIAKNIQKYLRAFQQGRNIGIPQGCAIFDFISEIILGYSDLLLHEAIQRKGIISSYEIIRYRDDYRIFCNDKDELEKISYILQHVLEGLNFRMNSKKTKISESIVTDAIKSDKLAYIYNTPVINKKGCDFDSFEKYLLYILMFARQYQDSGSIKMMLSDIDKRIIDWLKPYEETIITIPLLEGEEQKTEKVMKQRRLVGGSIRAMSAVCAQIALENIGCCHYALRVLSRMVDSLKDEKEKSTIINLVYSKLCNQPNSDYNQLWLQNITYQQDKENGTSPYKMRLCRVVAGDKNVELWNNEWVKPNLLAGLHIEEIVNPETLKKVTPVITFRETRMYLENYSI
- a CDS encoding UpxY family transcription antiterminator; amino-acid sequence: MEDSANQPLMADASLYNGQPTDTGSSCPSARLTSCTPSIQNNKDGVSVENVLDANKQWFVLRVSYGRIIKAKAFIEAKGLECYVPLRYKEVRKHGKKRIITEPLLSSFLFVYATAEQVETLLHDNRVVANESRALLSYYFDHTIHCPDNPDYNPPLTIRDNAMSNFIKLTSIKNSHIIPVTTGIIKFKLGDEVVVTEGEFKDIHGRVARIAGQQRVVVEIFDECFVATAYIPKNAVKLYVEY